A window of the Phaseolus vulgaris cultivar G19833 chromosome 5, P. vulgaris v2.0, whole genome shotgun sequence genome harbors these coding sequences:
- the LOC137835273 gene encoding uncharacterized protein: MGSSCFFLICVLHSAIALTCGALMVFYSKEICVLGHGPKTASKLQGSTPYDQLLIQTSDSFSGLLLFTIGFLVFMVACVKDWEFQTFFAKGCVFLHISMAVWRFYFGRKLEDLAHDWPRHAVGDIALATSWLFFLVYLWREKYD; the protein is encoded by the coding sequence ATGGGTTCTTCTTGCTTTTTCCTAATATGTGTTCTGCATTCTGCAATAGCTTTGACTTGTGGGGCCCTGATGGTGTTTTACTCCAAAGAGATTTGTGTGCTGGGGCATGGACCAAAGACTGCAAGCAAGCTTCAAGGGTCAACACCATATGATCAGTTACTGATTCAAACCTCAGATTCCTTCTCTGGCTTGCTGTTGTTCACAATTGGGTTCCTTGTGTTCATGGTAGCATGTGTTAAGGACTGGGAGTTCCAAACTTTCTTTGCCAAAGGGTGCGTGTTTCTTCACATATCTATGGCAGTGTGGAGATTCTACTTTGGGAGGAAGCTTGAAGATCTTGCCCATGACTGGCCTAGACATGCTGTTGGGGACATTGCATTGGCCACCTCCTGGCTCTTCTTTCTTGTGTACTTGTGGAGGGAGAAGTATGATTAA